In Rhizobiaceae bacterium, the sequence GACGTCAACCTGTCGAACACGCATTTCCGCAATGTAAATCTGTCGGCCGCGGCGTTCGAGCAGGTGCTGCTCAGCAATGCGCGCGTCGCCGACGCAAACGTTTCGGGCGCTCTGTTCTCGAATGTGAACATGAGCAACGTGAAGATCGAGAATGCGCAGGTGGCGGGCATGACGATCAATGGCGTCGCCGTCCGTGATCTGTTCGA encodes:
- a CDS encoding pentapeptide repeat-containing protein, whose translation is MSGTMEIHDKRDVLDVKNASVANSRFDDVNLSNTHFRNVNLSAAAFEQVLLSNARVADANVSGALFSNVNMSNVKIENAQVAGMTINGVAVRDLFEAYETAKSAGGN